A DNA window from Streptomyces parvus contains the following coding sequences:
- a CDS encoding cation:proton antiporter regulatory subunit, producing MGTRRTSLPGVGAQYDFTTETGQHISVVVHHDGRRFIGFYEQDDPDSCQLSVPLTTTEATALAHLIDPAPIDAVRTEGIDLVTEHIPLGSRSPYGGRLLGETRARTRTGASIVAVLRTHSAHPSPEPDFRLAIGDTLVAVGTREGVDALSEIIAEG from the coding sequence ATGGGAACCCGCCGTACGTCGCTGCCCGGAGTGGGTGCTCAGTACGACTTCACGACCGAGACCGGACAGCACATTTCGGTCGTCGTCCATCACGACGGACGCCGGTTCATCGGCTTCTACGAACAGGACGATCCTGATTCGTGCCAACTCTCCGTCCCCCTGACGACGACCGAGGCCACCGCTCTCGCGCACCTCATCGATCCGGCGCCCATCGACGCCGTACGGACCGAGGGCATCGACCTCGTCACCGAGCACATCCCGCTCGGGTCCCGCTCCCCGTACGGCGGGCGGCTGCTGGGGGAGACGCGGGCACGGACCCGGACCGGGGCGTCCATCGTCGCGGTGCTGCGCACCCACAGCGCGCACCCGTCGCCGGAACCGGATTTTCGACTGGCCATCGGGGACACGCTCGTCGCCGTCGGTACGCGTGAGGGCGTCGACGCGCTCTCCGAGATCATTGCGGAGGGCTGA
- a CDS encoding cation:proton antiporter, translated as MHDTTALLVELGAVILGLGLVGRFAGRIGLSPIPLYLLAGLAFGHGGLIPLDASEEFTMVGAEIGVILLLLLLGLEYSASELVTSLKTQYPSGAVDFVLNATPGAVAALILGWGPVGAVALAGVTWISSSGVIAKVMTDLGRLGNRETPVVLGVLVMEDLAMAIYLPLLTAMLAGVGLAGGSLALVIALGAVGLVLYLALRHGRLISRAVSSDNPEMLLLVVLGLTVLVAGVAQQLQVSAAVGAFLVGIALSGEVAEGARKLLTPLRDLFAAVFFVFFGLSTNPADIPPVLLPAALLAIVTTFTKIGTGYYAARRAGVGSRGRWRAGGTLVARGEFSIVIAGLAVATEPRIGPIATAYVLILVIVGPLTARWTQPVAAKIEARRGGGGGGKTVSVSGAEAEPAAKSAPERRLGSHDDLTPEPAGEKHE; from the coding sequence GTGCATGACACGACTGCGTTGCTGGTGGAGCTGGGGGCCGTCATCCTCGGGCTGGGCCTCGTGGGGCGGTTCGCCGGGCGGATAGGGCTCTCCCCCATCCCCCTGTACCTGCTCGCCGGGCTGGCGTTCGGACACGGTGGGCTGATCCCGCTCGACGCGAGCGAGGAGTTCACCATGGTGGGCGCCGAGATCGGCGTCATCCTGCTGCTCCTCCTGCTGGGCCTCGAATACAGCGCGTCCGAGCTGGTCACCAGCCTCAAGACGCAATACCCCTCCGGCGCGGTCGACTTCGTCCTCAACGCGACACCCGGCGCCGTCGCCGCCCTGATCCTCGGCTGGGGACCCGTGGGCGCCGTCGCGCTCGCCGGTGTCACCTGGATCTCCTCCTCCGGGGTGATCGCCAAGGTCATGACCGACCTCGGCCGGCTCGGCAACCGTGAAACCCCGGTCGTCCTCGGCGTCCTCGTCATGGAGGACCTGGCGATGGCGATCTACCTGCCGCTGCTCACCGCCATGCTCGCCGGGGTCGGCCTGGCCGGCGGCAGCCTCGCGCTCGTCATCGCGCTCGGGGCCGTCGGGCTCGTCCTCTACCTGGCGCTCCGCCACGGCCGTCTGATCAGCCGCGCGGTCTCCTCCGACAACCCGGAGATGCTGCTCCTGGTCGTCCTCGGCCTCACCGTCCTGGTCGCCGGTGTCGCCCAGCAGCTCCAGGTGTCCGCCGCCGTCGGCGCGTTCCTCGTCGGCATCGCGCTCTCCGGTGAGGTCGCCGAGGGCGCCCGCAAGCTGCTCACCCCGCTGCGGGACCTGTTCGCCGCCGTGTTCTTCGTCTTCTTCGGGCTCTCCACGAACCCGGCCGACATCCCGCCGGTGCTGCTGCCCGCGGCCCTGCTGGCCATCGTCACCACCTTCACCAAGATCGGCACCGGCTACTACGCGGCCCGCCGCGCCGGAGTCGGCTCGCGCGGTCGCTGGCGTGCGGGCGGCACCCTCGTGGCGCGCGGCGAGTTCTCCATCGTCATCGCCGGTCTGGCCGTGGCCACCGAGCCGCGCATCGGCCCCATCGCCACCGCGTACGTCCTGATCCTCGTCATCGTCGGCCCGCTCACCGCCCGGTGGACACAGCCCGTCGCCGCGAAGATCGAGGCCCGGCGCGGCGGTGGCGGCGGCGGCAAGACCGTAAGCGTGAGCGGCGCGGAGGCCGAGCCCGCCGCGAAGTCGGCCCCCGAGCGCCGGCTGGGCTCGCACGACGACCTCACCCCGGAACCGGCGGGCGAGAAGCACGAGTAG
- the hemC gene encoding hydroxymethylbilane synthase translates to MSADPIRIVSRDSPMALAQVERVRAKLATVHPGVRTEVVPVRTTGDKWMGDLGAVEGKGAFTKEVDQALLAGDADLAVHCVKDIPADRPLPAGTVFAAFLRRDDIRDALIHPGGLPLDELPAGTRIGTSSVRRSAQLAASHPHLDCVPMRGNANRRLEKLAGGDADALLLAVSGLERIDRTDVISEILSPEVMCPPIGAGVLALQCREGDDAVIGVVSGLGDPAAYRETIAERMFLHVLQGHCNSPIAGYAQVERNGDLSLRAKVFTPDGKTVLNAHEWAGPLDPATLGTSVAVALLRQGARELIDGIAH, encoded by the coding sequence CGATGGCGCTCGCTCAAGTGGAGCGCGTCCGAGCCAAGTTGGCGACAGTCCACCCCGGCGTCCGCACCGAGGTCGTCCCGGTCCGGACGACCGGCGACAAGTGGATGGGCGATCTCGGCGCGGTCGAGGGCAAGGGCGCCTTCACCAAGGAGGTCGACCAGGCGCTCCTCGCCGGGGACGCGGATCTGGCGGTGCACTGCGTCAAGGACATCCCCGCGGACCGGCCCCTGCCCGCGGGCACGGTCTTCGCCGCCTTCCTCCGGCGCGACGACATCCGCGACGCCCTGATCCACCCCGGTGGCCTGCCCCTCGACGAACTCCCCGCCGGGACCCGGATCGGAACCTCGTCCGTACGCCGCTCCGCGCAGCTCGCCGCGTCCCACCCGCACCTCGACTGCGTACCGATGCGCGGCAACGCCAACCGCCGGCTGGAGAAGCTGGCGGGGGGCGACGCCGATGCGCTGCTCCTGGCGGTGTCCGGTCTGGAGCGCATCGACCGCACGGACGTGATCAGCGAGATCCTGTCGCCCGAGGTGATGTGCCCGCCGATCGGTGCGGGGGTCCTCGCTCTCCAGTGCCGCGAGGGCGACGACGCGGTCATCGGCGTCGTGAGCGGCCTCGGCGACCCGGCGGCGTACCGCGAGACGATTGCCGAGAGGATGTTCCTGCATGTGCTGCAGGGCCACTGCAACAGCCCGATCGCCGGGTACGCGCAGGTCGAACGGAACGGCGACCTCTCGCTGCGGGCGAAGGTGTTCACGCCCGACGGCAAGACCGTGTTGAACGCGCACGAATGGGCGGGCCCGCTGGACCCGGCCACCCTGGGCACGTCCGTAGCGGTCGCGCTCCTGCGGCAGGGAGCACGGGAACTGATCGACGGCATCGCCCACTGA